The uncultured Methanobrevibacter sp. genome includes a window with the following:
- a CDS encoding nuclear transport factor 2 family protein: MSDVKLNSNKSFSDEDSEILNRFIEFQQALIDKDEDKLNEILTEKYELIHMSGKRQTKEEFISEIMDGTLNYYESEIIDPTVLWDDSERPTLVADVTLTAKVYGIKGKWTLDTTVGFEKIDGKWYFSKWDN, encoded by the coding sequence ATGTCAGACGTAAAACTCAATTCCAATAAATCATTTTCAGATGAAGACAGTGAAATTTTAAACCGATTCATAGAATTTCAGCAGGCTTTAATTGATAAGGATGAAGACAAACTGAATGAAATCCTTACTGAAAAATATGAGCTGATTCACATGTCAGGTAAAAGGCAGACCAAAGAGGAATTCATTTCCGAAATCATGGACGGCACATTAAACTACTATGAATCCGAAATAATTGATCCTACTGTTTTGTGGGATGACAGTGAAAGGCCGACTTTGGTCGCTGATGTGACATTAACAGCTAAAGTTTATGGTATTAAGGGCAAATGGACACTGGATACTACAGTGGGTTTTGAAAAAATCGATGGAAAATGGTATTTTTCCAAATGGGATAACTGA
- a CDS encoding NAD+ synthase produces the protein MSEIPDIDLEKTKNTIVDFIKAKVKQSHTDGIVVGLSGGIDSTLVAYLACEALGSDKVFAIVMPSTTTPTDDKLHGISIAQQLGIDYKEIGIDSILNEFLSMTQLEENELAIGNLKARIRMSIIYYYANAKNYLVSGTGNKSEILIGYFTKYGDGACDMEPIGDLYKGDVYRLSEYLGVPQEIIDKPPRAGLWNNQTDEEEIGMSYDLIDQILYLYTEKDMNNGEIQEKLDISLDDVDMIINKIIRSEHKSKVPESPQKTIL, from the coding sequence ATTAGTGAAATTCCGGATATAGACTTAGAAAAAACTAAAAATACAATTGTAGATTTCATAAAAGCCAAAGTCAAACAATCCCATACCGACGGTATTGTAGTCGGTTTGAGCGGAGGAATTGACTCAACATTGGTAGCTTATCTTGCCTGTGAAGCATTGGGAAGCGATAAAGTATTTGCAATTGTAATGCCATCCACTACAACACCAACAGATGACAAACTTCATGGAATATCCATAGCACAGCAATTAGGAATCGACTATAAGGAAATAGGTATTGACAGCATTTTAAATGAATTTTTATCCATGACACAGCTTGAAGAAAATGAGCTGGCTATCGGAAATTTAAAGGCCAGAATCAGAATGTCAATCATTTATTACTATGCAAATGCTAAAAATTACCTTGTCAGCGGAACAGGTAACAAAAGCGAAATTCTGATTGGTTACTTTACCAAATACGGTGACGGTGCATGTGATATGGAACCTATTGGAGATTTATACAAAGGAGACGTTTACAGATTAAGCGAATATTTGGGCGTTCCCCAGGAGATTATTGACAAGCCTCCCCGTGCAGGATTATGGAATAATCAGACTGACGAAGAGGAAATCGGAATGTCTTATGACTTAATTGATCAAATCCTTTATCTATACACTGAAAAAGATATGAATAATGGTGAAATTCAAGAAAAATTAGATATTTCACTTGACGACGTTGATATGATTATTAATAAAATTATCAGGAGCGAACACAAAAGCAAAGTTCCTGAAAGTCCTCAAAAAACAATATTATAA
- a CDS encoding SpoIIE family protein phosphatase, whose translation MFSSRNVSQGINAHIGTLLISGLLFGPYGALGASLGNLISDLIRGYPVDFTVISNITGFLISYLGFKLWYRDYRGRSQITKPRLNSTSNFLLFLAIVVGTGFLYSSIHQNIYNLLYSSMGYENATIGVRYFLNYVNSSFVVGIIGMWLSKKIDFIYTPKTSKSRISKKFFKIVFYLLVFSAIFDIFLPFSISDNSIFCIIQTVAYIIVICICLFEPFTSKMSPIREDSIPEKIMNIFLLSIFFMLLISVILAFDQVIIMAVDDFLPLSFMEIVISTFILTDILLILFMIPSLAVLRVVEKRAIRPMLDFSQIENFVREGEKIESDGLVNVYSDYLDEPTEVGVLARSYTDLINYNNRYIDNIAQIEGEKERIKAELDIAKRIQAARLPTEAIENDDFIVEGSSRPAKEVGGDFFDYYMLDDDNLAIVIGDASGKGVPAALLAVITQEMTSQIIKNERNPSKVLYLLNNQLCEKNSETMFITLWVGIYNKNKKTITFSNAGHNPPLIKDNGEFRLLEVNRGLVLGIMEDFEFVSEEISFSSELVVFTDGITDAKSIDGEMYGEENLIEFFNTTNNYNQIDLLFDKIDEFCDGAEQFDDMTVLILKDKT comes from the coding sequence TTGTTCTCTTCCAGAAATGTCAGTCAGGGAATCAATGCTCATATAGGTACGCTTTTAATTTCCGGTCTGCTTTTCGGTCCGTATGGGGCATTAGGAGCTTCTTTAGGAAACCTGATTTCCGATTTGATTAGGGGTTATCCGGTTGATTTTACTGTTATTTCAAATATTACCGGTTTTTTGATATCTTATTTAGGTTTTAAATTATGGTATAGAGATTACAGAGGCAGGTCTCAAATAACAAAGCCTAGATTAAACAGTACTTCAAACTTTTTGCTGTTTTTAGCTATTGTAGTCGGCACAGGATTTTTATATTCATCCATTCATCAGAATATTTATAATCTGCTTTATTCAAGTATGGGTTATGAAAATGCTACAATTGGTGTTAGATACTTTTTAAACTATGTCAATTCGTCATTTGTTGTTGGAATTATTGGAATGTGGCTTTCAAAGAAAATTGATTTTATCTATACTCCTAAAACCTCTAAAAGTAGAATCAGCAAGAAATTTTTCAAAATTGTATTTTATCTGCTGGTTTTTTCAGCAATATTTGACATTTTTCTTCCTTTCAGCATTTCGGATAACAGTATTTTTTGTATAATTCAGACAGTTGCATATATCATTGTAATATGCATTTGTCTATTTGAGCCGTTTACATCAAAAATGTCTCCGATACGGGAGGATTCCATTCCGGAAAAGATTATGAATATCTTTCTGCTTTCAATCTTTTTCATGCTGCTGATCAGTGTCATTCTTGCATTTGATCAGGTGATTATAATGGCTGTTGATGATTTTCTTCCATTAAGTTTTATGGAAATAGTAATTTCAACATTTATACTTACTGATATTTTACTAATACTGTTTATGATACCTTCCCTTGCAGTTTTAAGGGTTGTTGAAAAAAGAGCTATCAGACCTATGCTGGACTTTTCTCAAATTGAAAATTTTGTCAGGGAAGGAGAAAAAATCGAATCAGACGGTTTGGTAAATGTTTATTCTGACTATCTTGACGAACCTACTGAAGTGGGGGTTTTGGCAAGAAGTTACACTGATTTGATTAATTATAATAATCGCTATATTGATAATATTGCTCAAATCGAAGGGGAAAAAGAGCGCATCAAGGCAGAACTTGATATTGCTAAAAGAATTCAGGCAGCAAGGCTTCCGACAGAAGCTATTGAGAATGATGATTTTATAGTTGAAGGTTCTTCCAGGCCGGCTAAAGAGGTTGGGGGAGACTTTTTCGATTACTATATGCTGGATGATGATAATTTGGCAATTGTAATAGGTGATGCATCAGGTAAAGGCGTTCCAGCAGCACTTCTTGCAGTCATTACTCAGGAAATGACTAGTCAGATAATCAAAAATGAAAGAAACCCTTCAAAAGTATTATATCTTCTCAACAATCAGTTATGTGAGAAAAATTCCGAGACAATGTTTATAACATTGTGGGTTGGAATTTATAACAAAAACAAAAAAACCATAACATTTTCAAATGCGGGACATAATCCTCCATTGATTAAGGATAATGGTGAATTCCGCTTATTGGAAGTTAATAGAGGACTGGTTTTGGGAATTATGGAAGACTTTGAATTTGTCAGTGAGGAAATTTCATTTTCAAGCGAACTTGTAGTCTTTACTGATGGAATAACCGATGCAAAAAGCATTGATGGTGAAATGTATGGTGAAGAGAATCTTATAGAGTTCTTCAACACTACTAATAATTATAATCAGATTGATTTGCTCTTTGATAAAATCGATGAGTTCTGTGATGGTGCAGAACAGTTTGATGATATGACCGTATTAATTTTGAAAGATAAAACATGA
- a CDS encoding 4'-phosphopantetheinyl transferase superfamily protein: MIKLAYCNVENLDLGKAYRLLPQSRKDKVDRFRFIKDKKLSCGAYLLLEKLLSEAGITKPEFKLSKYEKAYISNYGDIYFNMSHSSKMVACAISDMEVGVDVELNDPTIDLDIAKNYFFNEEYESIMNSSNSADEFFSYWVLKESYMKYTGLGFNLSLDSFQICIGDKITLKNDKDNLKFNLFDVEDYKLGICSHYDVKKPVEYRIIDGFRLNSTHEK; the protein is encoded by the coding sequence ATGATAAAACTGGCTTACTGTAATGTGGAAAATTTGGATTTGGGAAAAGCTTATAGATTATTGCCCCAAAGCAGAAAAGATAAGGTTGACCGTTTCAGGTTCATCAAAGATAAGAAACTGAGCTGCGGTGCATATCTTCTTTTGGAAAAGCTTTTGTCTGAGGCTGGAATTACTAAACCTGAATTTAAACTTTCAAAATATGAGAAAGCATATATATCCAACTATGGAGATATCTATTTTAACATGAGTCATTCAAGTAAAATGGTTGCATGCGCAATATCTGATATGGAAGTTGGTGTAGATGTTGAATTAAATGACCCTACAATTGATTTAGACATAGCTAAGAATTACTTCTTCAACGAGGAATATGAAAGTATCATGAATTCATCCAATTCGGCTGATGAATTTTTCAGCTACTGGGTATTAAAGGAATCATACATGAAATATACTGGTTTGGGCTTTAATTTAAGTCTTGACAGCTTTCAGATATGCATCGGGGATAAAATAACATTAAAAAACGATAAAGATAATCTTAAATTTAATCTCTTTGATGTTGAAGATTATAAACTGGGAATATGTTCTCACTATGATGTTAAAAAGCCGGTTGAATATAGAATAATTGACGGTTTTCGATTAAATTCAACTCATGAAAAATAA
- the leuS gene encoding leucine--tRNA ligase encodes MSENIEKKWQKKWADAKLFESNPDERKKLFLTVAFPYPSGAMHIGHGRTYTVPDVYARFKRMEGYNVLFPMAWHVTGAPVIGIADRIKRKDPWTLDLYERVHGVPKETLPKLEDPEYIVKYFSTEYHEVMEEMGYSIDWRREFRTIDPTYKKFIEWQITTLYEKGLVAKGEHPVKYCPNCDNPVGDHDLLEGEGVGVNELTLLKFKIDDKVLVTATLRPETIVGATNIWLNPDEEYVVVNAEGENWVISKEAHYNLSNQIKDLDIIEEIDPNDLIGKMATNPFTGDELPIFPASFVSASYGSGVVFSEPADAPADYIALQDLKNNDELISKYSLEGIIENVVPIPVCTLKGYGEIPAKDIIERLGITDQNDEKLHEATNELYKQQHSKGKIIDSIPGFGGMKVRFAREELKEKLISENMATIMYDFAERPVVCRCGNNCVVKIMDDQWFMKYGNEEWTEKTLKLLEGETVIPKEIKNNFEYYINWLDDWACSRKVGLGTKLPWDNQWLIEPLTDSTIYMSYYSIAKYLRDMNPDDLNRAFFDKVFLNKDSDEITVPEDKVKEIQDEFNYWYPLDWRLSAKDLVGNHLSFLMFTHSAIYPEEKWPRGTVVFGMGLLEGNKMSSSKGNVILLKDAINDYTADVVRLFLMASAEPWQDFDWREKEVLGTKRRLEWFREFAANVEEIKGSPLDLSNIEEVELTRTIDLWMISQLNQHIKNATEALEVFQTRQALQDSLFLLKKDVDHYLYRVKHLLDAQDPAIIYVLSTVLEAWIRLLAPFTPHTCEELWTQYGGKGFVSQASWPEADEECVSVEIEKSEELVQNIIKDITHIKKMVKGDINKIHVYLAPDWKWDLYKIADEVGKPDIGQIMGRAIGANIYDDKKEIAMVAKKIGKEMTKTRYIGKINEEEILTDAIDYITEEIGDEVVIHTDDSYDPQNKARNAMPYKPAIFME; translated from the coding sequence GTGAGCGAAAATATTGAAAAGAAATGGCAGAAAAAATGGGCGGATGCAAAGTTATTTGAATCCAACCCAGATGAGAGAAAAAAATTATTCCTTACAGTGGCTTTCCCATATCCTAGTGGTGCAATGCACATAGGTCACGGACGTACATATACTGTACCTGATGTTTATGCAAGATTTAAAAGAATGGAAGGCTACAATGTACTGTTTCCTATGGCATGGCACGTTACCGGTGCCCCAGTTATTGGAATAGCAGACAGAATAAAAAGAAAAGACCCATGGACACTTGATTTGTATGAAAGAGTCCACGGAGTTCCAAAAGAAACCTTACCTAAACTTGAAGACCCTGAATACATCGTCAAATACTTTTCAACAGAATATCACGAAGTGATGGAAGAAATGGGTTATTCAATTGACTGGAGAAGGGAATTCAGGACAATTGACCCTACTTACAAAAAGTTCATAGAATGGCAGATTACCACATTATACGAAAAAGGACTGGTTGCAAAAGGAGAACACCCTGTAAAATACTGCCCTAACTGTGACAATCCTGTTGGAGACCACGATTTACTTGAAGGTGAAGGTGTCGGCGTTAATGAACTTACACTTCTGAAATTCAAAATTGATGATAAAGTTCTCGTGACTGCAACATTAAGGCCTGAAACCATAGTCGGTGCAACCAACATCTGGCTGAACCCTGATGAAGAGTATGTTGTTGTCAATGCCGAAGGTGAAAACTGGGTAATTTCAAAAGAGGCTCACTATAACTTATCCAATCAAATTAAAGATTTAGATATAATTGAAGAAATTGACCCTAACGACTTAATTGGAAAAATGGCTACAAATCCATTTACCGGAGATGAATTGCCAATATTCCCTGCAAGCTTTGTAAGCGCATCATACGGAAGCGGTGTTGTATTTTCAGAACCTGCTGATGCACCGGCAGACTACATTGCTCTTCAGGATTTAAAAAATAACGATGAGTTAATATCCAAATACAGTCTTGAAGGCATCATCGAAAATGTTGTACCAATTCCTGTCTGTACCCTTAAAGGCTACGGAGAAATCCCTGCTAAAGACATTATTGAAAGATTAGGAATTACAGACCAGAACGATGAAAAATTACACGAAGCAACCAATGAATTATACAAACAGCAGCACAGTAAAGGTAAAATCATCGATTCAATTCCTGGTTTTGGAGGAATGAAAGTCCGCTTTGCACGTGAAGAGTTAAAAGAAAAATTAATATCAGAAAACATGGCCACAATCATGTATGACTTTGCTGAAAGGCCTGTTGTATGCAGATGCGGAAACAACTGTGTTGTTAAAATCATGGATGACCAGTGGTTCATGAAATACGGAAACGAAGAATGGACCGAAAAAACCTTAAAACTTCTTGAAGGCGAAACCGTCATTCCAAAAGAAATCAAAAACAACTTTGAATATTACATCAACTGGTTAGACGACTGGGCATGTTCCAGAAAAGTGGGACTTGGAACAAAACTCCCGTGGGACAATCAGTGGCTTATTGAACCTTTAACAGATTCTACAATCTACATGTCATACTATTCAATTGCAAAATACCTGAGAGACATGAATCCTGATGATTTGAACAGAGCATTCTTCGACAAAGTATTTTTAAACAAGGATTCCGATGAAATCACAGTTCCTGAAGATAAAGTTAAAGAGATTCAGGATGAATTCAACTACTGGTATCCTCTTGACTGGAGATTGTCCGCCAAGGATTTAGTAGGTAACCACTTAAGTTTTTTAATGTTTACCCACAGTGCAATATATCCTGAAGAAAAATGGCCAAGAGGTACTGTAGTATTCGGAATGGGGCTTCTCGAAGGAAACAAAATGTCCTCATCAAAAGGTAACGTTATCCTTTTAAAAGATGCTATTAACGATTACACAGCAGATGTTGTAAGACTATTCCTGATGGCATCAGCTGAACCATGGCAGGACTTTGACTGGAGAGAAAAAGAAGTTCTCGGAACCAAAAGAAGACTTGAATGGTTTAGAGAATTTGCAGCAAATGTGGAAGAAATCAAAGGTTCACCTTTAGATTTAAGCAATATTGAAGAAGTTGAACTTACAAGAACCATAGACTTATGGATGATAAGCCAGCTCAATCAGCACATTAAAAATGCAACAGAAGCTTTAGAAGTCTTCCAGACAAGACAGGCTCTTCAAGATTCCCTTTTCCTTCTTAAAAAAGATGTGGATCACTACTTGTACAGAGTTAAACATTTACTTGATGCACAGGACCCTGCAATCATTTATGTCCTTTCAACCGTCCTGGAAGCATGGATTAGACTTTTAGCTCCATTTACACCACACACCTGTGAAGAACTGTGGACACAATATGGCGGAAAAGGATTTGTCAGCCAAGCAAGTTGGCCTGAAGCAGATGAAGAATGTGTAAGTGTTGAAATCGAAAAATCAGAAGAATTAGTGCAAAACATTATAAAAGACATTACACACATCAAAAAAATGGTCAAAGGAGATATCAACAAAATCCATGTTTATCTTGCACCTGACTGGAAATGGGACTTGTACAAAATTGCAGATGAAGTAGGAAAACCTGATATCGGCCAGATTATGGGCAGAGCAATCGGAGCCAACATCTACGATGATAAAAAAGAAATAGCAATGGTGGCTAAAAAAATCGGAAAGGAAATGACCAAAACAAGATACATCGGTAAAATCAACGAAGAGGAAATCTTAACCGATGCTATTGACTACATCACTGAAGAAATTGGAGATGAAGTCGTCATACACACCGATGATTCCTACGACCCACAAAATAAGGCAAGAAACGCAATGCCTTACAAACCGGCTATTTTTATGGAATAA